The genomic DNA TGGACGAACCAGAGCTTGCCCTCATAGATGACGGCCTGGCCTTTACGGATGTCGGTGGCTTTCGGCATGGTGTTTTCCCGGTTGATCGTATTGGCCAACCGATCGGATTCGCCAGGACAGCGGCGTTCGATAGGCTAACCTACTGTGAATAAGGACTTTGCAGCTCCGACCGACCGATTGGGAACGTCCCACGCATGATTCCAAAGACGGCGGGGCTTTGTAGTCGCACCAGTGTACAAGGAAGTTATAGTTTAGACAAAGGGACAATGGTCGGGCACATGTGGGAATTCATCATTGATCTGGCCGCGGATGTGGCCTATCTCGTTGTCTCGTCCATCGTGGAGACCAGGCGGTGGCTGCGGTAAAAGGAGCCTGATTTGTTTGCGGACATGGCCAAATTCGTCGGGGGGAAAATCGCCACGGCGCTCATTTTCCTCGCCGTCGCCGCCGGGGGTTATTGGTGCTACCAGAACCCCGAGGCGCTGAAGTCGATGGCACAAGTCGTGAAGCTGACGATCGTGTGGATCGTCATCGCCGCCGCCCTGCCGTGGTCCAGCTACCTCTTCATGCGGCCGCTCCTCGCGCGACAGGCCGCCATGCAGTCGGCCGGCAGCGCCGCCGCGACCTCCATCGCCGTCATCGGCGTATATAGCTTTGCGGATATCCTGTTGGCCTTGTGGATGGCCGGCTGGCAAGTTAACGGCGGGTTTACCTGGCTCGTCCTGATTCTTGGTTTTGCCGCCGCAGCGGCGTATAATTTCGTGATCTGCGAGTCCCTGGCCAGGCAGGTGGACTCGTGATCCGTCTTTGCAGCCCCCGTTGTTCTTCAATGGGAAGGGGTTCGTCATGACCGGGCCGCAGGTCGGTGAGCGCATCAGCGAATACGTCCTCGACGCGCTCGTCGGGGCGGGCAGCTTCGGCCAAGTCTGGAAGGCGCACCACCACGTCTGGAAGGACGAAGTTGTCGCCATAAAAGTCCCGACCGACTCCCAGTACGTTCGCAATCTTCAGAAGGAAGCCTGCACGATTCATGGCTTGCGCCATCCAAACATCGTCCGCGCCATCGGACTGGACCCCTACGCCGAGACGCCCTACCTCGTTATGGAATTCGTCGATGGCCAGTCGCTGGCCGGGCTGATCGCCGCCCATCGGCAAGGCTTGCCCATGCGATCGATCGAACAAATTCTGCGCGGCGTGCTCAGCGCCTTGGAATGCGCCCATGCCGGCGGGGTGATCCACCGCGATATCAAACCCGCGAACATCCTCGTGGCCGGCGCCGGAAAGCGGCCCGTCGATCAAATCCGCGCCGAGGATGTAAAGGTCACGGATTTCGGCCTTGGCCGCGCCGGAGAACTGACCGCAAATAGTATTCTCCAATCCGGCAGCCTGCTCGCCGAGGACGGCAAGAGCATTTCCGGCACGCTCGCTTACATGGCTCCTGAGCAGCGCGACGGCGGACAGACCGATGCCCGAAGCGACCTTTACTCCGTCGGCATCGTGCTGTTCGAGATGATCTGCGGCGAGCGGCCCAGCGGAAGCGACCTGCCGTCCTCGCTGCGGGAGGGCCTTCCCGCGTGGGTCGATACGGTCTACACCCGGCTGCACACTCGCCATGATCGGCGCTTCGCGAGCGCCGCCGACGTACTCCGGGCGATGCATGTCACGGCATCACCCGTGTCGGTGTCGGGTCGTGTTGAGATGCCGCCCTTGCCCGGGCCGCGGGCGTTCCGCGCCTCTGGCTGTCCCGGGTGCGGTTACGCCGGAGAGCCCGACGATAACTTCTGCATCATGTGCGGCGAGCAAATAGCGAGCCGCGTTCGCCGCTGTCCGACCTGCGGCGGCTATCCCGGTTCGGAGGATCTCTATTGCATTTTGTGCGGCGCCGTACTGTCGGCGTCCCTGGGGTGATGCGCGATGTTCGTTTGGACGACTGGAATGTCGCTCTTTCCGCTGATCTTCTTCGTGGTGATCTTCGCCGTCGTGGTGTATTCCTTCTTCAGCGCCGTCCGCGGACAAGGTCTGGAGATCGAGGAAAACTTGGGCGGCGGTGCGAATCGGTCGAGGTCGCCGCGGCGTTTCGCTGCCGAGTGGGAGTGCGAACGGTCGACCTGCCGCGCGGCCAACCCCGGCCACGCTCGGT from Phycisphaerae bacterium includes the following:
- a CDS encoding serine/threonine-protein kinase; its protein translation is MTGPQVGERISEYVLDALVGAGSFGQVWKAHHHVWKDEVVAIKVPTDSQYVRNLQKEACTIHGLRHPNIVRAIGLDPYAETPYLVMEFVDGQSLAGLIAAHRQGLPMRSIEQILRGVLSALECAHAGGVIHRDIKPANILVAGAGKRPVDQIRAEDVKVTDFGLGRAGELTANSILQSGSLLAEDGKSISGTLAYMAPEQRDGGQTDARSDLYSVGIVLFEMICGERPSGSDLPSSLREGLPAWVDTVYTRLHTRHDRRFASAADVLRAMHVTASPVSVSGRVEMPPLPGPRAFRASGCPGCGYAGEPDDNFCIMCGEQIASRVRRCPTCGGYPGSEDLYCILCGAVLSASLG